The stretch of DNA gagtgtctaacccccatagacacatttattgcaccctaaaacctcaatatgcctaatttggtttcatttgcttgattaattctcgagtaatgcgagtaatggcagctcccccttagagaggggggtggggtgtcctaacaccatagaaacatttattgcaccctaaaaccttcacatgccaaatttcgtttcattttattgattaattctcgagtaatgcagaaatttgtgtttcatttgtatggcagctcccccttggagaggagggaggagtgtctaaccaccatagacacatttattgctccctaaaacctccacatgccaaatttggtttcatttacttgattaattctcgagtaatgcagaaatttatgtttcacttgtatggcatcccctcctaagagaggagggaggagtacctaaccaccatagaatcatttattgcaccctaaaacatccacatgccaaatttcgttacatttgcttgattaattctcgaataatgtagaaatttgtgtttcatttgtatttttgtatgttgtatgttttcatttgtatgtttttcgTTTTCTACTGGCCTCAATACATAGCAGGACTCTATCATAGTTTGGCATCACTGCTTGTATTAATCTACCAATTACAATTTATCACTGCAATTTTAATAGAAGACATTTTACGAGtttgaaataatgttataaaaaatctaatttcgaaaaaaaattgttttataaagatttttatcgatattttaCTCGTTTACCTTGAAATGGGGACGCGTGTGCATTACTGCACATGGGTAGTTTTCACCCTTATATGGCAGATGGGGATGAAATTTTATGCTAGATGGGTTCCTGGCACCATCTAGTATAAGAATCAACCATTGGACGCCCCGGATTTTTACGAACTTTTTGGCCAAAACACCATGGCCCTCAAacatacagagcattggagacagcaacatcccaattacgagagaccatggccgtcaaagtgttaaaCTCTCTCctgttcttttttattttattttttctttctctttgtTTCCTTAACTCTTgttattttcttcattttcgttgatttttttgttctgttcccatattgtttttattttttttcttcatctgcCTCTTATTcttttgtttagtttttttatatatataaaaatgtgcaTGAAACAAACAGAATTCTGTTTTAGACATGCAACATTTGTTGTGGTATCAGACGGAAATTGGTTTAGATACCGTTTTTGATGTTGAAAATGCCTTTTTCTGACGTGAAATACTTCTTCCAGCTGAAGGTGAAAAGTAAGAAACTAGCGGAAAATATTATTGAGGTCAATTTAGACGGTGTGAGCTAATGATGTTGTAGTTAAACCGATACCAAACTTCTTAACCTGTCCGTCTTAATCCCAGTTCCCCTACATGGGTATCAAGCTAACATGTTCGAACAAACGTTTATTAAGGATTTTTTCAAGCATGTTTGTATAATGGTTTTCAATAAACTACCActggtacacccaaactagtgttGGTAGAAAAGATAACTtccttggcagaaaagatgtttTTTATGGTGTTGCAGGgtcaaatgcacaaataaaataaaaacacgtGTTTTCGTGagtgttaaaatgtttgtatgtattgagCAAACTTTTCAATCTCTCAGGACCATGCATAGATGCATGCTTATTTGCAAAGTGTCTTttaatcacggaaaaaacgctgtagaaattcgcccagtagaccgatccttttgaaaattttagacagtaaaataaaaactattaaacaactgttggcattttctttttattcatacttcgagcccaagcccgtatgctcgcaccttcctctttaccccgtccataaggttctgtacaacgtcaggttgtagttttttttttttgaacagaaatccattttctcttgaagtccgcctccgatttgataacttttgggttcttccggagggcctgcttcataatcgccaaatatttctctattgggcgaagctccggcgcgttgggcgggttcattttctttggcacgaaggtgaccccgttggcttcgtaccactccaacacgtcctttgaatagtggcacgaagcgagatccggccagaagatggtcgggctctcgtgctgcttcaatagtggtagtaagcgcttctgtaggcactccttaaggtaaacctgcccgtttaccgtgccggtcatcacgaagggggcgctccgctttccgcaagagcagatcgcttgccacaccatgtactttttggcaaacttggatagtttctgcttgcgaatctcctccggaacgctgaatttgtcctctgcggagaagaacaacaggcccggcagctgacgaaagtccgctttgacgtaggtttcgtcgtccattaccaggcaatgcggcttcgtcagcattacggtgtacagcttccgggctcgcgtcttccccaccatattttgcctttcgtcgcggttaggagccttctgaaccttgtatgtacgcaggcccacccgctgcttggtccgctggacgaatgaacttgacaaattcagcttattggcgacatcccggaccgaacttctcggatcacgtctaaactgcttaactacgcgcttgtgatctttttcactgacggagcatccatttttgccgttcttcacctttcggtcgatggttaggttctcgaagtatcgttttagtactctgctgaccgtggattgaacgattcccagcatcttaccgatgtcccgatgtaacaactccggattctcgaaatgagtgcacaggattaattcacgacgctctttttcgtttgacgacatttttccaaatttacgaaaaattgacagtgaagcatggccaacgtgatctatacactcttatctgattataagcgaaagctgaagatataattcctaaaaattaaatttctacagcctttttttccgtgatgcaatttgatgtgacacaccctttatattcaattttcccaattttccgaccttccatcAGAGCAACTACTCTGTCTTTCTCCTATTACTACCAAGAGGTCAGTATTAACAATGGATTCAGAATGATTCTTAACATTGAATTATATACAGTTAACTCGAAAAATGCATTagatttctagaaaaaaaaggtgTAATCCTCAGCATCAGTTGAACGATGTTACCAACAAACAATTCCAATGACACAAAAATGATAAAAACAATACAAACATAATCAAATGAAGAAATACTAATCATGACGAAGTGCGTTAAGCAGAATGCAGAAGAAGTTTAAGCCGTTATGTTCACAAATCAATTCTGCAAATCTAATCGAAATACAATGTTTTGTGGTAAAAATGTTAAGAATAGGAATCtgttgtaaatgtaaatgtttaactttttttattgtttttcaagagAAAAACAAGCTATCCAgtttaattttctaatttttatagtttactagctgatccggcaaacttcgttcgcccaaaatttgttttttgctatcaataccttcaaacattcacgttttcttactaagcgcaagttcatgaggtcaatcgcagaactgttcattgattgatcttctaatcgactccattgaatttaccttttactataaaattcctagtatttctaacaaaactcatcattataatatcagattatcttcagacacaattctcgttcaagatttttcaaccactttcaaataacatgttgcatggaataaatgttttatacagaaaatatgatagaccaAAGAGGGCCCTAAATCGGACCCAGTTTCgagaaagatcaatttcgcaaacatcaaatggactaacagcatttgtcactatgtaattgtagaacatatgggaatttaattttctgaattttccctttttccttcagagttttccgaaaatttccaattgacatgtttggttggaatatttttggttgaaataggtGTAATATtgttatggaaccccctctccattccagaggagggaggggtgtcataccattgcacaatggtccaggagatgtggaaattagcatttagagctagacagttattctctagacaaaaactgtcttagacaaagttgttactcatgatagagccctcgtttttatgttgtcaaaaatagggtgaccaaacttgtcgatgaaaaaaatcaactttcttatctttatagatagaggtaaacatagttcgacaatgttatagctccaattatttgaggcatctttgtagaacaaagtttttctttatctcttgaaataaccgatatagcgcattTTTTCTAGGTtatgttagggtcaccatgaaaaaaaactgttttttgctctaacttttatgtttcaaattttacatgcaaactatcttccaaagacttttagagcttactaatacaaacatttttcgatgcagaacttgtcaatatttcaactttactcaaagttattgatatttcttcccaaaaacatgctcttttcatttggttgtcattctttctggggcaaacagagtctgaccaccatagaaacatttattacacccttcGTTTCATTTTTTGGATTAATTCcctagtaatgtagaaattagtgtttcagacagatagaaatatatatatatatatatatatatatatatatatatatatatatatatatatatatatatatatatatagattattccCGCCAGACCTTTGAAGAGGTATCAAGTGGCGTTTAGCTTTACTCTAATCTGTTTCTTATCAGACATGTGTAGGCAAACGTAGTGTCATGTGCTCCGTCGACATCATGTCAACTATGTTTATTACTCAGATTAATGTCTATTTCCATAATATACGATTGCGAAAAGTCGTAAAAATGTTATCCGTTTTATTTGTCCTTAGATAACTTCAACAACACACCTTTGTTCAAATTCTACGACGTGAATTCTTATCATGCGCTTTTCATGGTGACATCCATTATAACAAAATTATCCATCAACTGCATCTAGTTGACACGATTCTTCTTTTTAAGCATTCTGTTGTTGCAATTTTTCCGGATGACTAAACTCGCATTCCTTCGACGGTTTTGCGGCGGAGATGGTACCGTTTGCGTCGTCCGTCCAATTGAGCTTTTGAGTTTGCCATGCGTGAAGCGATTATTTAGTTTGCCATTTCTCCGCTCTGTCTCTCAATAGTCGGTCGGAGTTATGTTTAGGTAAAATCACTTCCGAATTGTGTACGGTAATCGGTCCGACATAGCACCACACACCATTTCGCCGACCAATCGCGAAAATTTTACGTAACCGTTGATGCCGGCTTACAAGCGGCATCAAAATGCTCCAAATATTTACGCGCGCCCAAGTGTATTTTTTTTGGTTCCTGCCGTTTTGAGCGTTGAATTAGGGACGTTTTTTTCCGCTTTGCATGATGCCGCTGCCAATGCATCGATTGTCTGAGAAAATAGTGTTTTCGGAAAAGCTCCCGTAAACTGTAAATTATAGATTGTAAGACagcgaaagaagaaaaaaaatccgctACTCTAGCAAATCGCTGTTGCCAGTCCGCCGGTGGGCTGATAGATGGCGCCATCGTGCTCCACTGCTACGTAAGCCATACGACACGCTCTCGTGTGATTTATGATGGTCGAAAAGTGAGAAAAAGTTTGATGAAACGCTTTTTTTTCGTCCGACCCATAAGCTTGCTGAAAGTCACGCTTCGCGCCTTGAATCCGTGGTCAGCTGAAAAATACAATCATCCTTTTTTTGTCCGAAACCGGTAATAGTTGTGTTGCCTCAGTTTGTTGTTAGGctgtcgaaaaaaaaaacggcgCAACTCTTGTTCCATAACAAAGCGGACATCGATTGTGAACGCTGTCGAACAAGAAGTTCTCGTGACTCAGCCAAATGCTACCATTGCACCGAAAGAGTGCTGCATCTCTCCGATCGTTCACTTAATTAGTTTGTTACATAAGAAATCCTGAGAGCACGACGGAGATAGCTGGCTCCAGGTTAATGTTAATGAGCATCAGTTTTGTGCTATATTTTTGTGCGAGCCGTAATAAGCAACAGTTCTTCGCCTTTCGTTGGCCTTAATTGTTACGGAATCATAGAGGGTACACCATGGCCGCTATAAACGGTAGATAGGAAATTAAGCAATTTAGAACCAAATTtttgaacaatatttttcaCCCATTCAATCAATTAGCCAAGATATTCAACACAATAGCACTTGCTGTACAGCTCTAATCTTGTTTCCAGGGCTCTGATCTGGGCACAAGTGCGCTTGATTTCAGCATGGAGCACTGTTGACCGTGGTATGTTGCTTGCTGCACAGCTTTTCTTCCACTCGTTTATACAAGGGCAACGCCTGTCCACGGTGTCAGGTTCATGTCCACAACACAACACGCTTCAGCACAACAACAATTTTGCAGTACTTTGATTTATACCACgattattgatttttgttttatgtttggGTTGTTTATATAACTTGTCCATAATTTTAAATTGCGATGCATTTCAAACTATCATTCTGTTGTCGTTGTCTTTCAGAGTGACAATCGAATCTAACGTGATTCGTTTCCGTCTACCTTTCTCATGTTTCAGTTCTATGCGGTAATCGCGTAAGCCAAATGACCCGTGCGTACGATGATATCGATGCCGTAACGCGACTTCTGGAGGAGAAGGAGAAAGATCTGGAGCTGACGGTGCAGATTGGGAAGGAGCTGCTGACCCAGAATACCCACCTCGAGAACCGGGTAGCCGAGCTGGAGCAGGAGCTGAAGAGTACCAACGAAAACTTAGCGCAGTTCGCCCACGAACTGCACCAGAAGAACGAGCTGATCGCGATACTGACCAACGATGTGGACGACAGCAGCGAGAATGGTGAGTACACTTTCTTAACTTCGGAATTTGTATGGAACATCTTCttaaaaaattacaatataTGTTTTAAATGAAAAGATGGGATGTGTAATAATTTACTTTTGCaatatatgtgcaatttttcatatttagtGATTCATGGCTTTAACATAGCCTTACAAAGCCACTCTAATTCAGACGAATTATTATGAAAATAATGAATCTACTGCAGTATATGTCGCGCCTTATTCACGCTGACTCAACAATATGTCTGCTATCAGTTTGCATTCAATCCAAAATAATATCCCTTCACGTTGATGCATACTCCTTTCCCTTCACGATAAttcgtttcatttttcaaaataaagcgAGATTTTCAATCGTCAttggatttagatttttttttatctactgtgttctactgtcCAAGCCGTTTCATTtgacacccatattgatgagctTTTGGGAaagaatatatataatattattttgtggtggcagccattttcgttttgcatttttcacaaataactgtgttctactagtcaagtcctttcatttctATAATGATGTggtcttgaaaaaaaatattacatctcCATTTTGTGGCGCCAGCCATTTTGGATGtgaatttttcacaaataactggtttctactagtcaagacctTTTGTTTGATTCCAATAATGAtgcggttttgaaaaaaaaaatattgctattTTATGAcgacggccattttggatttgcatttttcacaaataactgtgttctactactaCGTCACGGTTCTTCCATGaaccacggttcttttatgaaccgagGCTCTTTTTTGAATCGAAACTCTTTTGAATCTTTTTTGAATCGAAACTCTTTTCAACCGAAACTCTTTCGAACCGCGGctctttttgagccgagactcttttgaaAAGTGGCTTTTTTTGAGCTGAGACTCTTTTgaaaagcggctctttttttaaccgtggttcatttgtaaaggaaactacctaaaatcacaattttcattatcatatgaccaatttaaaattacgactgatttaaaaaaaacgtattCAAATAATTGGTCCTTATTTCGTTTTTTCCAAGAACTCAAAATCTAGATgtctgataaaaatatgtttgaacaAAATGATTCAACTAAAGGgcggcgaactcgattatatacagtctccgttATAAGCgagtcaaataaaaaaataattttttttagatttgtttgtaatacactgatttttttcatattgttcgcgttttttgaatataaaagaagaattcgatctttgattcatccccttaaaatcagaaaacacctttctcacataaaaaaaaattatgcagaaTCTCTTACGATATGACAGAGgatcatattttatgaaaaaaaatccttctacgcatatgttcgaatttcaacaatgacagagttattgaaatCCTGTATTGTTCCGGGGTCTGCTTGCAGGGTGGCCACTCATTCGGGAAAAGCGGGAAatgcgggaaaaagtcgggaatcaaaatccatcggGAAAAATGCGGGAAATAGTCGGGAATTGCTTCATGAAGTCGGGATTTTTTCGCTCAATGTTGTTTTTCAGCGCTTTAAAATGTTACTGATGTATTTAAGCGCGTCAAAACGTCGCACGAGatgcaacaaatttttttttcatacaccaAGACAAAGAATGTCctgttttcattgaaatttgtttCGAAATTTATCGGTGTTCATtaagaccggaccatgtgacatttttataatttctaAACGAACTTGAAGTTCAGCGATCTGCAATTATCGAACcttctattttgtttgttcagTATTCTGCCGCCGCagtaactgagaaaaacgcaatcaaagatttctagcatatttgtctaccagaagctttaagcaatTCAATTTGACAATACACCggattttttataagcagtaaactattgtttaatgaaatgtgaagagtTCCACTCGCTTGACATGAgcggtgggacagttatgcctagacaacatgggacaattgaactttatgtttttttttctgaaatactgggaactaacaataagttttttggtgttttccgaaagattatgcatataatcatcgttttatgaagaagggagggatctgcaacacctttgcagaatataaatcacattgttattaggcattcgcaaacaaggtgtacacgtattctgttaaaattattcatatttgtttgagaattagttctcattagccctgctgaaagcgtgacagaaaaaaaaattgtacttgaACTGATACATTTATTATGGATTTACAGAAAATACATGGTGAGACTGTTATGCATAGAATATCAACGTTGGACAATTGAGgacaaaattgtcaaaaagtgacatgggacaactatgcgtagaacggcagtattgtTCCCAGAAATGTAAGCTACTCTCTGATAATACAGCTGATAATACTGTGATGTATGCTGATTGCAAAAACATCAAATCTTATGCCCATAACAGAACAGACTTTTTGGCTTCCTATATgcgtacatggtccactctgactgaaccaatgAAACTCTTGTTAAGACTttgttcactatgactgaaaaatttcgaaatatttttgttgtgagtcaaagtgtgccattctgttTTGAAAATTAGTGGGAGGAGGGGTGTAAGGTTGAAATTGCATAAACATCTGGTTGCGTTTGCCACACAGCACGAGAATCCATGGACCAATCGAGAGGCGATGTTGGTGACCAATTGATCTGTCGTTTTGAACctgtaagggtgggtttagactagggatatattcatgtgaagaaatatgatgagatttatagaaatcgcatcaaccgtttacactagcgtgaacttctataatgaatatattcatttattcatatatatatatatatatatatatatatatatatatatatatatatatatatatgaatttattcacctgaagtagaactgcatctaactttagtgatttctcaccagtgagaaattcacaagcgtttacatacgCTGAACTTATTCAAgctatatatacctcgaataagtgtatcatatttattctcacccgtttacacctattttcacgtgaataaatccatctatagctatagatctccctaatgtaaacccgccataagttGGTCTAGAACGTGTAATTTTACACCCTTGAACTACACTTTTTGGAGATATGTAAATTCTCCGGTACAAACGGATAAATTGGCAATGATTAAGGCTTAGAATACAACAAGACACGGGACATTGGTGAAAGAATACCATCCGAAAAATGTGAGAGATGGTGCAAACCAGGACTTTTTGCATGGTCTATCACAGACGTTGTCACGACTAGGATTTGCGAGAAACTTTCAAAAACAAACCCACCTATTTATCGATAAGCTGTTTGATATTTTGATGTGTTCTACTATGAAATGAAGACAGACACGCCACAGACGCAGTCGATCATTCGTAGCAACGACCATGCCGCTACACACTTCATCTTAATATGTGTTTCAAACTATCATCGAAGCGCATAGTGACTAACATCCGGCATACCAACCCATTTTAACAGTTCCCAGAATTTCCCTCTTTTCAAGCTGATATGACAAAATTATGTGGAACTCCAACGTCGACATGTTGCAGGTTTTGCTAGAAACATTGAGAAATAGAAAGAGTTCAGTGAAAACAGCCTATGTCAAGGCCTCATCTATCAGAGATTTTATTCAGAAAACAGCAACGACACATATCACGAAATCTTAATACACATTAACAAATAGATGATAACCGATTTGACAATATTGTATTCAATTTTTGTATACACATATCCTAGAGAAACTTGATATTCATATGTCTTGATTCAGAGTTTCAAGTTTGAAAATACTTGTGTAACCCAGTGCAAATTGGAAGAAATTCCTTGGACGACAAATCCTACTTCTAGAACAGAAATAGAACACGAAGCACTGGGGAAGCCAAACTGTTTCTAATAACTGTCactaattttttgttgtttttcctCTCATGTACAATCCGGCCGCACTTTCTAAAATTCCACGGCAATGTTCGATATAATTTATATGCTTATCTCTTAATGCAATGTCTCATTCGTCACCATAACACTTATTTTCCCATCCCAAATTCCGAGTTAAATCCGAAGCAACTTCGCCGCGCATATGATGATGCACCTCTAAAAGTCAATGATAATGGTGCTTTCGACATTTGCGAATCATGGGTAAATGCACCGTCGGCTGAAAATTGTGTCCATTATTGTTAATCGTCTTGCCACGCAGTATATGTACACTGGAAATCTGCGATTCAAACAAAAGATCAGCTCCGCGTGTCCAAGCGATGATGATGTTTCCATTCTCTCTCTACTTTTCCTCGTCGCGGCACAAGCGCGGCGCCGTTGTCGAGCTCGCACGTAAAAGTTTTGTTGATTTTCGTTACCACTTGATTGGCTTATCACACTCCCTGAAGATGATGCTCTCGCGTGGCACCGTTTCGCTTATCTCTTTTTTCGCGTCTCTGTCGTTCAAACACTGATAGCGGTGAAATTACGTCTCATTCCAGTCACACCTACCACATCGAAGACGGTCAACCTGGAGCTGCTCCAGCGCAAGGTCAAGTCACTCGAGGACGAAAACAAATCACTGCGGAGCGAGGCTGCCCAACTGGTGAGGGAAACCGACGAATGCGAGGAGCAGGAACGCAAGCTAATGGCCGACATTGCGAACCAGCTGAGTACAACCAATAGCGAGTTCGATGGGTTAAGTAAGTTAGGAAGACAGCCCATATCATCATGTccttttttcaattgttatatACGTTTTACTTCATACGTTACAGATCTGGAACTCGAAAGACTGAAGGAAGAGAACCGAATCCAGCATGAGCAAATCATCAGCCTTAAGACCCGCCTCTCGGGGGCGGAGATACGATTGCATCAGCTCACAACGGAAAACGAGGAAGCGTCCTCGCTACTCAGTATTACCAAAGAAAATCAGAACCTGCTGGCCGGTGAATTGGCAGAATTCAAAACGCGCTATCAGGAGGTGCTGAACTTGCTGCACGACGCGCAGGAGCAATTGAGACGCCAAAGAAAACGTTCCCAGCCGATGGCGAGGAGTTCGTTGATACCCGGGCTGGGTGTCCCCGCGCCCGACTCGCTCCAATCGGAGCTGATGGAGACGTCACTCTACTCGGAGAACAGTTTGGATTCGGGAATTGCATCCGAACGGGGCGGATTACCGTCGTACAAAAAGGTATTCGAAACTGTACGCTCGGCAACGCGTGCGAACACCACTGGCTTCGCCGATGGCTACACCCAGCTTGGGTCTATGACAATGAGTTCCTCCTCGCAACCACGCATGGCACCGTTTGTATTTCCCGGCACGGGAACCACCACAACCAACTACTACAAGATTGGTTCGTCCGTCTACAGCACAATGTACGAGAGTTCCCTCGGTGGACGCACACTTTCACGCGAGAGTCTGGTATCTGAGTCGGAGGATGGCTATCCGGGTCCGGTGCAGACCGGTATTCCCGGTGCTCCAGGTGCCAAAGATCTCGAGGCTGCCTTGAAACGACTGACTCCGGCCGAAGTGCTTGCCAGGAGAGCTATGCTTCAACACGCACCTGCGGGAACCTATAGCTACGACGATCAGCCAAGTGGAATTCCTCTGGGATGTCGTACACCGGACAGCATTATGTCAACTGGATCCTCGGGTATGTCCGGTATGTCTTCGAATCAATGGCGTCTTCCGGAGAAATTACAAATCGTCAAACCAATCGAGGGCTCGCAAACATTGCATCACTGGTCGCGACTCGCAACCCCCACACTCAGTGGTTTACTTGAAGAACGCCCGGGTGTAACAATTCGTGGCGGACGTGGACTGGAGGAACTCGGACTCCAGACGTACTCCCTCTCGGACGTGGAAGAAGACGCCGAAGAACATCCTGGCAAGCGCTTTCAAACCTTCGGAAGCACCTACACTTACACCAACAGTACCGTGATGCATCCGGACGACGGAACGAAGGCAGTCACATTCAGTCTTCCACCATCGCAAATGTCCTCCCAGATAGCGTCCGAGTGCCCATCGCGACAGCCATCGGCCCCATCGACTCCCCGGACGGGATTGTCACGTCGAAACTCGTGTTCCACTTTCTCCGTCAACCTCGGGCTAGCCTCGATGCTGAACGAGCGAGGAATCAAGGCGGTAACACCGAGTGCACTGAACACACCCGCAGGACCGAACTATTCGCCCACAGTGACGCCGTGCAATAGTCCTGGtaagtattcaaaaaaaaactcgcaaaaTGAATTTAGATCTTGAgcgatttcattcaaatttgaaggtcaattttttttgtattattttaaTTGGCTCTAATTTTGTAGACGCATTCTTTATTATTaattgattctttgtttttaagaggttttaaactttccagttcattcgcctctaattcttTACGACCGAAAAGATTGTCTTTTTTGTCGgtttttcattttgactctagCCATACTTTTGAGTAGGGTCTCAATGGAAAttgcttgaaaattttcaaaataatttaacTTAGAAACGGTTGGTCCCATTGATTTGGTGTCTTCCGCAATGTTTTCGGTTATTTTTTGGGCTATATGGAGAAAGCActgttaaataatattttattcttatttcgtttcgaaaataaaacataaaactCAATTTTCTCAACAAAAAGGGTTATTGATTTGTTGCGGCGGACAACTACTGAAGTTTATTGCATAGTGCGCCAAGATTGATTCTTATTGTTTCATAATGCCTACAATTTTTCTACTATCATTACAGTTTGAAAATTGCCTAACTTCTATTTTATCTACGGA from Toxorhynchites rutilus septentrionalis strain SRP chromosome 3, ASM2978413v1, whole genome shotgun sequence encodes:
- the LOC129779888 gene encoding trafficking kinesin-binding protein milt isoform X2, which encodes MSRTTSPNRALQDHGRGNSSSSASDFEVFDYEDIEQDFSHQRVPSLDTLQNDNEEDDDAGCGTPLNLELAQLLNQGIVSKAKANFGISKNIETLEASTVELASGGSPKRKAREFEQGSCYVRGSDLYLRSTEDDHPLNNDHSDDNDEDVDLVRVRNVSSSEMVFENRSIEQSPSFGGSYGFIEPTASFHSAFGYDNEQMMFEVLCGNRVSQMTRAYDDIDAVTRLLEEKEKDLELTVQIGKELLTQNTHLENRVAELEQELKSTNENLAQFAHELHQKNELIAILTNDVDDSSENVTPTTSKTVNLELLQRKVKSLEDENKSLRSEAAQLVRETDECEEQERKLMADIANQLSTTNSEFDGLNLELERLKEENRIQHEQIISLKTRLSGAEIRLHQLTTENEEASSLLSITKENQNLLAGELAEFKTRYQEVLNLLHDAQEQLRRQRKRSQPMARSSLIPGLGVPAPDSLQSELMETSLYSENSLDSGIASERGGLPSYKKVFETVRSATRANTTGFADGYTQLGSMTMSSSSQPRMAPFVFPGTGTTTTNYYKIGSSVYSTMYESSLGGRTLSRESLVSESEDGYPGPVQTGIPGAPGAKDLEAALKRLTPAEVLARRAMLQHAPAGTYSYDDQPSGIPLGCRTPDSIMSTGSSGMSGMSSNQWRLPEKLQIVKPIEGSQTLHHWSRLATPTLSGLLEERPGVTIRGGRGLEELGLQTYSLSDVEEDAEEHPGKRFQTFGSTYTYTNSTVMHPDDGTKAVTFSLPPSQMSSQIASECPSRQPSAPSTPRTGLSRRNSCSTFSVNLGLASMLNERGIKAVTPSALNTPAGPNYSPTVTPCNSPEGSPPRSTSPEPPLLSGLLASGADILRKKFAVASSSSVEMERPSRLTARNKLAFSRLEKKALRSIKIMEKVESMGVDNFMQHSGHGISPLALHGSSALYTSTIRGRTSSPMAQLTSLKHLQDNRLKNQHHQQQQQDELMIDKETIKAVLTKGLSIDSMKNISSGASDCSSGSSSAAAYSSSRGYADSDSESSSVSGVAHAARMPEEEQRNNATQTVKKQGTSTSPTTAARLKQMQRQKSRRNLLNGANGSQRPDLGTVNGSSRPGIRPDLGTVGGSSNKSKSNSKKDSAAAAAAAAANAPEQSRSLGQSVYGTISSLLFGRKGGLL
- the LOC129779888 gene encoding trafficking kinesin-binding protein milt isoform X5 — encoded protein: MKSELAMKIESFSLVGETTMYPNVVNMEYFTKILCGNRVSQMTRAYDDIDAVTRLLEEKEKDLELTVQIGKELLTQNTHLENRVAELEQELKSTNENLAQFAHELHQKNELIAILTNDVDDSSENVTPTTSKTVNLELLQRKVKSLEDENKSLRSEAAQLVRETDECEEQERKLMADIANQLSTTNSEFDGLNLELERLKEENRIQHEQIISLKTRLSGAEIRLHQLTTENEEASSLLSITKENQNLLAGELAEFKTRYQEVLNLLHDAQEQLRRQRKRSQPMARSSLIPGLGVPAPDSLQSELMETSLYSENSLDSGIASERGGLPSYKKVFETVRSATRANTTGFADGYTQLGSMTMSSSSQPRMAPFVFPGTGTTTTNYYKIGSSVYSTMYESSLGGRTLSRESLVSESEDGYPGPVQTGIPGAPGAKDLEAALKRLTPAEVLARRAMLQHAPAGTYSYDDQPSGIPLGCRTPDSIMSTGSSGMSGMSSNQWRLPEKLQIVKPIEGSQTLHHWSRLATPTLSGLLEERPGVTIRGGRGLEELGLQTYSLSDVEEDAEEHPGKRFQTFGSTYTYTNSTVMHPDDGTKAVTFSLPPSQMSSQIASECPSRQPSAPSTPRTGLSRRNSCSTFSVNLGLASMLNERGIKAVTPSALNTPAGPNYSPTVTPCNSPEGSPPRSTSPEPPLLSGLLASGADILRKKFAVASSSSVEMERPSRLTARNKLAFSRLEKKALRSIKIMEKVESMGVDNFMQHSGHGISPLALHGSSALYTSTIRGRTSSPMAQLTSLKHLQDNRLKNQHHQQQQQDELMIDKETIKAVLTKGLSIDSMKNISSGASDCSSGSSSAAAYSSSRGYADSDSESSSVSGVAHAARMPEEEQRNNATQTVKKQGTSTSPTTAARLKQMQRQKSRRNLLNGANGSQRPDLGTVNGSSRPGIRPDLGTVGGSSNKSKSNSKKDSAAAAAAAAANAPEQSRSLGQSVYGTISSLLFGRKGGLL